The Weissella confusa DNA window GCTGTTGCAATTGTCTGGTGTCGACGCCTTAATTACCGGCCACCAGCACCGTACGATTGCAAACGTCGTTAATGGCGTGCCAACCACCCAACCTGGTTATCGCGGTGAATACATCGGCGCGATTGACCTCGAGTTGGATAACACCTTGCACATTACGCAAGCGGATGCCCAATTGATTGCGACGGGTGATTATAAAGAGCATCCCGCAATTCTTGATTTGGTCACACCCTTGAATGATCAAGTTAACGACTGGTTGGATACTGCTATCGGCACGGTTGGTGACAATATGCAGGTCACCAACCATTTCGACGCACGTTTGCATAATCACCCGTTCATTGAGTTGGTGAATCAAGTACAAATGGCTGCGACTGGTACGCACATTTCAAACACCGCTTTGTTTAATGACGAAGTACGCGGGCTACCAAATGAAGTGACCCGTCGCGATGTGATGACAAATTACATCTATCCAAACACACTCGTTGTTGAAAAGTTGACTGGTCAGGATATCAAGGATGCTCTGGAAATTAGCGGACGCTATTTCACGCTCACACCAACTGGTGAATTGACGATTAATCCCCGTTTCTTGGAGCCAAAAGTACAACACTACAATTACGACATTTGGAGCGGGATTGATTACACCTTTGATTTCAGTCGTCCTGCCGGTAATCGTGTGACAGCGTTGACGATTAATGGTCAGCCAATGTCGATGACTGACACATTCGAAGTAACGATGAACAACTACCGTGCTACCGGTACGGGAAATTACAAGATGTACACAATCGACAAGGTTATCCGTGAGGTCCAAATTGAAACCGCCGACCTCATCGGTGACTACATCGCGGATCATCCCGATATTCAAATTACACAACCAACGAACATCCCTAGCAAGGGATTCGTTGGCACAAAGACAAACTAATGCAAAACCGGCGTCATCTCGCAAATTGAGATGACGCCGGTTTTCGTTTTACTTTTGTGTTAAATCTTTAATGGCACGAGCTGGATTACCCGCAACCATCGTGTTACTTGGAACGTCTTTCGTGACGACGCTACCAGCACCAACCACAACGTTGTCACCAATCGTAACACCAGGCAGGACAATCACTGAGCCGCCAAACCAAACATCGTTCCCGATAGTAATTGGCAAATCATATTGCCACCCTTCTCGACGCAAAGCCACGTCGTATGGATGATGATTTGGTGTGTAGAGTTGCGTGTTCGGACCGATAAAGCAGTTATCACCAATCGTTACCTTACCGGCACTCAAAATTTGCAGATTCGCGTTAATGAAGCTGTTTTCACCGACAGTCAAACGCTCTGGATGTTCAATCGCCGTAATTGGGAAGTACACATCAGCTGTTTCAGCTAAATTAGGCAAAAACTCGTGCAACAGACGTGTCGCCTCTTCGATGTCCGTTTTCGCAACATCATTAATGATTTGCACGCGCTGTGCAGATGCTTTAACAATTGCTTGAATAGCTGATTCCTTAGCATATTGGTACCACTCACCTTGATCGACTTTATCAAAGATATCAATCTCAGCGAGGCGGGCAATTTCTGAATCATTTAATGGTTTCATGATAGTTTTCCAATCTTAATCGTTATTACAGAATAACCGCCCCTAACACTTGGTCAGAGACGGTTTCATTTTAACTGGCAAATGAGATGTTTTTGAGAGTTTTGAGCTGTTTACGTTAGTTAATAGCGCCAGTTAAAATGTCTGTCAGGTTTAGCCCTTGATGTCCACGTAAGTCAACTTGAACATGTTAGACAAATCTTGCAATTGTTCAGCCGTAATCTTGAATGACAAGACCGTGTGGTGACCACCACCAACTGACATCCAACCAACAGCACCTGGGTTCAAACCTTGCTTTGGCGTCCACAATTGCTTAGCCACTGGCAAGTGTGGCATTTCAGCCTCCGGCTTGTTACCAGTCACGTCATATGACATCAACTTGAACTCGTTACCGTAGTCAGCCATCGTGGCATCGATTCCGTCACCCTCCATACCCGTGAAGACCAAACGAGCTGGATCATCCTTACCACCGATACCCAATGGGTGCACTTCTACACGTGGCTTATCTGAGGCAATCGTTGGGTCAACTTCCAACATGTGTGATCCCAAGATAGCTTCGTGACCCTTACGGAAGTCCAATGTGTAGTCTTCCATGAAGACCGTTGCTTCGTTGTGCGCCATAATCTTCATCAAACGCGTCAAAGCAGCCGTCTTCCAGTCTCCTTCACCGGCGAAGCCGTAACCTTCAGCCATCAACAATTGCGCAGCCAAACCTGGCAATTGCTCTAAACCGAACAAGTCTTCGAAGTTCGTCGTGAAGGCCGTGTAACCGCGCTTGTCCATAAAGTGCTTGATACCGAAGTATTCACGGATTTGGTACTTCACGTTGTGCTCAAACTTTTCTGGTGTGTTGTCGCCGATAACGAAGTCGTATTCCTTCTCCAATTCAGCGTACTTGGCGTCGATGTCGTCAGGGTTAACGGCGTTAACCGCTTCTACCAAGTCACCGACAGCCCAGTAATCAACCGTCCAACCAAACTTGATTTGCGCTTCAACCTTGTCACCGTCAGTAACAGCCACATTACGCATCTTGTCACCGAATGTCACAACCTTAATCTTAAATGATTCGTTGTAGGCAACCGCTACGTCCATCCAATTTGCAACGGCTTCGCGAACTTCTTGATCCTCCCAGTGTCCTGAGATGATCTTGTTGTTAATACCCAAGCGGGCATTGATGAAGGCATACTCACGGTCACCGTGAGCTGATTGGTTCGTGTTCATGTAATCGAAGTCAATCGTCTCGTATGGCAAGTTGTTCAAGAATTGCGTTGCCAAGTGTAGCAATGGCTTTTGCAACAATTGCGTACCACGGATCCAGTTCTTAGCTGGTGAGAACGTGTGCATCCACGTAATCACACCAGCAACTGAGTCATCGAAGTTGGCTTCCTTCATCGTTGTGGCGATGTTTTCTGACGTTGTGGCTACCAACTTGAACTCGATTGGGTATGGCAATACGCCTGATTCATTCAAGCCGTCCACAATCTTCTTTGCGTTTGCTTCAACTTCTTGCAACGTTTCAGGTCCATACAAGAATTGTGAACCCGTGATAAACCAGAACTTGTAGTTATTTTCGTTAAACATAATCATTAATCCCCTAAGTAATTTCGCTAATTTTAATTTGCAACCGGCTTCGCCGTGTTTTGTCCGTAATAAGCATTTGCACCGTGCTTACGCAAGTAGTGCTTATCCATCAATGTTTGTGACATGTGCACATTATGTGGATTCAACATCATCGTGTGGTACGCCATTTGTGCGACCTCTTCCAACACGACTGAGTTGTAGACCGCCTTGGTGGCATTTGGTCCCCAAACAAATGGACCGTGATCTTGTACCAGCACTGCAGGCACTTCAACCGGATCGATGCAACGCTCTTCAAACGCTTTGACGATAACGTTTCCCGTTTCAAGCTCGTATTCACCGTTAATTTCTTGTTCCGTCATCAAACTCGTTGCTGGAATATCCCCGTAGAACGTATCCGCATGGGTCGTACCACATGCTGGGATATCCACCCCAGCTTGGGCAAATGAAACGGCCCATGGTGAGTGCGTGTGGACGATACCACCGATTTCTGGGAACTCACGGTACAAGACACGGTGCGTTTCCGTATCGCTTGATGGGTTCAAGTCACCTTCAACCACGTTACCGTCCAAATCGACGACAACCATGTCAGCTGGTGTCAAATCTTCGTAATCAACACCTGATGGCTTGATGACAAACAAGCCACTTTCACGGTCGATTTCTGACACGTTCCCCCAAGTAAACTTAATCAAATCGTGCTTTGGCAAAGCCATGTTTGCGTCATACACGCGACGCTTCAAATTCTCAAGCATATACTTCTTCCTCCTCAGTCTCAGCGACCACTGATACTGGCTCATCTGAAATGGCATTAATTGCCACACGTTCAATTGCAATTCCAGCCTTGTAACGGTCCATAAATTCTTCAAATCCGGCGACATCAACTGGATCTGGTGCCATCGTAACGCTTTCTTGGTTCGCAAACACACGCTCCTCCAAGAAATCAGCTAGGTTTTCGCCAGCTTCGCGCATCGTGACGTATTGTGACAAGACAGCCATTCCCCAAGGGCCACCTTCACCAGCGTTTGTCATCAACGTGACTGGCGCATCCATCACAGCTGCCAAAATCTTTTGTCCCACAACTGGTGTGTTGAAGATACCACCTTGTGCAACAACTGAATCCATCGCAACATCTTCTTGCTTCAAGATATCCAAGCCAATCTTAACGGCACCGAGCGCTGAATATAGGTGCGTGCGCATCAAGTTTGGTAGGTTGAATTCGGCGTTTGGCGTACGAACAAACAACGGGCGTCCTTCGTCAACTGCCGTAATGTTTTCACCTGAGTGGTAACCGTAACTTAGCAAGCCGCCTGCATCCGGGCGAGCATCCAAGACTGAACGGAACAAAGCACCATACAACTCGTTTGTGCTAATCTCAACACCGATTGCTTGTGAGAATTGCTTGAAGACACGGGCCCAAGCGTTAATTTCAGACGTGCAGTTATTGGCGTGAACCATGGCAACCGCTGACCCATCTGGCGTCGTGACCATATCAATATCTTCGTGTGCTTGTGACAATGCCTTTTCCAAGACGATCATGGCAAACGCTGACGTTCCAGCTGAGACATTGGCCGTACGTTGCTTAACTGAGTTCGTTGCCACCATTCCGGTACCAGCATCTCCTTCAGGTGCAGCCGCGATAGCCCCACCTGCAAGCAAACCACTTGGATCCAACAAATTAGCACCTTCATCCGTCAAACGACCAGCAACTTCACCAGCTGTCTTAACCGTTGGCAAGATGTCACGCAATTGCCAGTGATATTGTTGCACTGACTTCAACTCGTCGAATTGCGCCAACATCGTTTCATCGTAATCAACTGTGTCTGAGTCGATTGGGAAGACACCTGATGCATCCCCAACACCCAACACCTTTTCACCAGTCACTTGCCAGTGCACATAACCAGCCAACGTTGTCATGAAGTCGATATCCTTCACGTGCACTTCTTGGTTCAAGATTGCTTGGAACAAGTGTGCGATGCTCCAACGTTGTGGAATGTTGAAGTCAAACAATTCTGTTAGTTGACCAGCGGCTTCACCAGTAATTGCGTTACGCCACGTGCGGAATGGCACCAACAAATTACCACCCTTATCGAACGCCATGTAACCGTGCATCATGGCTGCAAAACCAATTGATGACAAGTTACGAATTACCGTACCGTACTTATCAGTTACTTGATCTGCCATATCGCGGTAGGCATCTTGAACACCTGACCAGATGTCTTCTAGTGAGTATGTCCAAACGCCATTTTCAAGCTTGTTTTCCCATTCGTGACTACCAACAGCAATTGTTGAGAAGTCAGTTCCGACCAGCACCGCCTTGATTCGTGTTGAACCAAATTCGATCCCCAAAGCCGTTTGGCCATTCATGATTTCATTTTGAATTTGTTCTTTATTCATTGATTCCGTTCCCCTCAAACGAGAATTTAATTTCTTTTGTAATCGTTTACATGAAATAGTTTAAACCACTTGTACGGACAATTCAATAGGTTATCCGTACAATTCATACAACACGCACAATGTTCACAGATAATTCTTTTTGCAAAACGCTATTAAACGTTGATTTAATAGCTTTTCTGTTGTTTAAAACGAATTATATGTAAGTTTACTTTTAACCGTACAAATTAAAAAATCCCGATCGGCATCGCTGCCAATCGGGATAACTATTTTATAACTTAAAAATCTTTCGCAATTACATTTTTGTTAGAGTTACGCCTGTGGCTCGGTCACCTGCTCGACCGGTCCACCTGCTGCTTCTTTAACTGGGTTCACCTTCTTTTCACGCTCCAAGAAGAATACGGCTACCAACGTGATAACCAAAACCACAGCTGACATCATCAAGTACGTTGATTGGTAACCAGTCTTGTCGTACATTGATCCGGCTACAGTTGAGAAGATAAAGACTGAAATTTGCTTAGCAAAGTTTGATGCCAAAGCGTAAACCGTTGCGTACAAACGAATGTCGAAGGCACCTGAGATGTACTTCATGATTGAAACCAATAGCAAAGGCATTTCGAATCCGGCAAGCAAACGGAAGAATACAATCCACTCCCATGATGGTGCCATCGCTGATCCGAAGATACGAACGAACGTCAAGAATCCGTAAATCAACAATCCATTACGGGCACCAATCTTGTTGATGATAAATGGCATTGGAATCATCAAGCACAATTCGATAACCGTTTGTGCTGAGTTCATGTATGAGTACATCATTGTTCCTTGAGCATCAGTCTCAAAGAATGTCTTAAAGAAGACGATAAATTGTTGGTCGAACACGTCGAACAAAGCTGAGGCACCCATGTAGAATAGGGCCAAGATCCAGAAGTTACGCAACTTGAAGATTGAGAAGATATCCTTCTTCGTCAACTTTTCATTTGAGGTTCCCATTGCAGCAGCTGCATTTGAGAAGTTAATCTTCGTTGAGAACAACAACAACATTGTTAGCAAAACAGCTGAAGCCGAGCAGGCCCACCAGATTGCGTTTGGTTGCCACAAGAACAAACGACCAGCAACCAAGGCTGATACGGCACCGGCAACAGATCCACCCATACGTGAGTGACCAAACTCAAACTTGTTGGCCAATGATGCACGTTGTACGTATTGCTCGATAACTGACACACCACCGTTCAAGATGAAGGCCAAGACCACACCCGTTACGATTGATGCCAATACTGGGCTAATGGCCAAGATTGGCATGAAGGCCCATTGGAAGTAAGGTCCAATGAAGATTCCAGCGACTGCGATTGTAATCAACAGTGTCTTTTTGAAGACCAACTTGTCAGAAATAATTCCGAACAACGGTTGGAACAGCAATGACATTCCTGCCACCAATGAGAAGACCACGCCGGATTGTGCTCCGGTCAAACCTGCTTCTTGACCCAACCAAAGCGTCAAGAATCCATATGTGATGGCCCAAATAAAGAAGTAACTAAAGTGCGAAGCAGCAAATCCCCAAAAATGCTTGCTTTCCTTAACAACTTGACTCATGATTATCCCCCTGAGTTTTCATGTATTAGTTAAAAGTAAATGGTTGTGGCTTACCGAACACTG harbors:
- a CDS encoding L-ribulose-5-phosphate 4-epimerase codes for the protein MLENLKRRVYDANMALPKHDLIKFTWGNVSEIDRESGLFVIKPSGVDYEDLTPADMVVVDLDGNVVEGDLNPSSDTETHRVLYREFPEIGGIVHTHSPWAVSFAQAGVDIPACGTTHADTFYGDIPATSLMTEQEINGEYELETGNVIVKAFEERCIDPVEVPAVLVQDHGPFVWGPNATKAVYNSVVLEEVAQMAYHTMMLNPHNVHMSQTLMDKHYLRKHGANAYYGQNTAKPVAN
- a CDS encoding oligosaccharide MFS transporter, with protein sequence MSQVVKESKHFWGFAASHFSYFFIWAITYGFLTLWLGQEAGLTGAQSGVVFSLVAGMSLLFQPLFGIISDKLVFKKTLLITIAVAGIFIGPYFQWAFMPILAISPVLASIVTGVVLAFILNGGVSVIEQYVQRASLANKFEFGHSRMGGSVAGAVSALVAGRLFLWQPNAIWWACSASAVLLTMLLLFSTKINFSNAAAAMGTSNEKLTKKDIFSIFKLRNFWILALFYMGASALFDVFDQQFIVFFKTFFETDAQGTMMYSYMNSAQTVIELCLMIPMPFIINKIGARNGLLIYGFLTFVRIFGSAMAPSWEWIVFFRLLAGFEMPLLLVSIMKYISGAFDIRLYATVYALASNFAKQISVFIFSTVAGSMYDKTGYQSTYLMMSAVVLVITLVAVFFLEREKKVNPVKEAAGGPVEQVTEPQA
- a CDS encoding sugar O-acetyltransferase, with the translated sequence MKPLNDSEIARLAEIDIFDKVDQGEWYQYAKESAIQAIVKASAQRVQIINDVAKTDIEEATRLLHEFLPNLAETADVYFPITAIEHPERLTVGENSFINANLQILSAGKVTIGDNCFIGPNTQLYTPNHHPYDVALRREGWQYDLPITIGNDVWFGGSVIVLPGVTIGDNVVVGAGSVVTKDVPSNTMVAGNPARAIKDLTQK
- a CDS encoding bifunctional UDP-sugar hydrolase/5'-nucleotidase, whose protein sequence is MHVTLVSTSDVHGYFRADDFRRPLLNTRIGLSRAVTTMNELRAQATADDVVIAIDNGDFIQGSPLTNYIEKIDRDDLGIYNDLANTASFDVRILGNHEFNYGRDYLETAMAGVTNLLNANILDETTGEPFIGKPFTIINRNHVRIGIIGLTTSYIPHWEHPDNIRGLVFNDPVETAKRYIAELRPNVDILVLAYHGGFSHDLTTGKRLEVLTTENQGYELLQLSGVDALITGHQHRTIANVVNGVPTTQPGYRGEYIGAIDLELDNTLHITQADAQLIATGDYKEHPAILDLVTPLNDQVNDWLDTAIGTVGDNMQVTNHFDARLHNHPFIELVNQVQMAATGTHISNTALFNDEVRGLPNEVTRRDVMTNYIYPNTLVVEKLTGQDIKDALEISGRYFTLTPTGELTINPRFLEPKVQHYNYDIWSGIDYTFDFSRPAGNRVTALTINGQPMSMTDTFEVTMNNYRATGTGNYKMYTIDKVIREVQIETADLIGDYIADHPDIQITQPTNIPSKGFVGTKTN
- a CDS encoding xylulokinase — protein: MNKEQIQNEIMNGQTALGIEFGSTRIKAVLVGTDFSTIAVGSHEWENKLENGVWTYSLEDIWSGVQDAYRDMADQVTDKYGTVIRNLSSIGFAAMMHGYMAFDKGGNLLVPFRTWRNAITGEAAGQLTELFDFNIPQRWSIAHLFQAILNQEVHVKDIDFMTTLAGYVHWQVTGEKVLGVGDASGVFPIDSDTVDYDETMLAQFDELKSVQQYHWQLRDILPTVKTAGEVAGRLTDEGANLLDPSGLLAGGAIAAAPEGDAGTGMVATNSVKQRTANVSAGTSAFAMIVLEKALSQAHEDIDMVTTPDGSAVAMVHANNCTSEINAWARVFKQFSQAIGVEISTNELYGALFRSVLDARPDAGGLLSYGYHSGENITAVDEGRPLFVRTPNAEFNLPNLMRTHLYSALGAVKIGLDILKQEDVAMDSVVAQGGIFNTPVVGQKILAAVMDAPVTLMTNAGEGGPWGMAVLSQYVTMREAGENLADFLEERVFANQESVTMAPDPVDVAGFEEFMDRYKAGIAIERVAINAISDEPVSVVAETEEEEVYA
- the araA gene encoding L-arabinose isomerase is translated as MFNENNYKFWFITGSQFLYGPETLQEVEANAKKIVDGLNESGVLPYPIEFKLVATTSENIATTMKEANFDDSVAGVITWMHTFSPAKNWIRGTQLLQKPLLHLATQFLNNLPYETIDFDYMNTNQSAHGDREYAFINARLGINNKIISGHWEDQEVREAVANWMDVAVAYNESFKIKVVTFGDKMRNVAVTDGDKVEAQIKFGWTVDYWAVGDLVEAVNAVNPDDIDAKYAELEKEYDFVIGDNTPEKFEHNVKYQIREYFGIKHFMDKRGYTAFTTNFEDLFGLEQLPGLAAQLLMAEGYGFAGEGDWKTAALTRLMKIMAHNEATVFMEDYTLDFRKGHEAILGSHMLEVDPTIASDKPRVEVHPLGIGGKDDPARLVFTGMEGDGIDATMADYGNEFKLMSYDVTGNKPEAEMPHLPVAKQLWTPKQGLNPGAVGWMSVGGGHHTVLSFKITAEQLQDLSNMFKLTYVDIKG